In Amycolatopsis endophytica, the following are encoded in one genomic region:
- a CDS encoding LysR family transcriptional regulator gives MFRDVTLTGLRVLREVAERGTFTAAAEALGYTQSAVSRQVAALEQAAGARLFDRHRERTRLTTAGRMLLRHAVVALDALDAADRELRGVEGGRVRLGFFATAGAVLAPRALAAVGGLRIVTREGPTPSLVRALRGGTLDVVLLSSRPPHRSPDTDAPPLHVEPLLETRLAVAVPADARFGEHVTAGEIAAEPWIASPAAADEPLLGVWPGLPGRPPVAHTVRDWLTKLQLVASGAGVTTVPPDLLPVLPAGVRLVTIDDVAEEVRRVNLVRLPGAPTPAVDALTHALRDAAAELMA, from the coding sequence ATGTTCCGCGACGTGACGCTGACCGGTCTCCGCGTGCTGCGCGAGGTGGCGGAGCGCGGCACCTTCACCGCGGCCGCCGAAGCCCTGGGCTACACGCAGTCGGCGGTGTCGCGTCAGGTGGCGGCACTGGAGCAGGCGGCCGGTGCCCGGTTGTTCGATCGGCATCGCGAACGGACGCGGCTGACCACGGCGGGCCGGATGCTGCTGCGTCACGCCGTTGTCGCTCTCGACGCGCTCGACGCCGCGGACCGGGAGTTGCGCGGCGTCGAGGGCGGCCGGGTGCGGCTGGGTTTCTTCGCGACCGCCGGTGCCGTACTCGCGCCGCGCGCGCTGGCGGCGGTCGGCGGCCTGCGGATCGTGACGCGTGAGGGACCCACGCCGTCGCTGGTGCGGGCGCTGCGCGGCGGCACTCTGGACGTCGTCCTGCTGTCCTCGCGCCCGCCGCACCGCTCACCCGACACCGACGCGCCGCCGCTGCACGTCGAACCGTTGCTGGAGACGCGGCTCGCCGTCGCCGTACCCGCCGACGCCCGCTTCGGTGAGCACGTAACGGCCGGAGAAATCGCGGCCGAGCCGTGGATCGCGAGCCCGGCGGCGGCGGACGAGCCGCTGCTCGGGGTGTGGCCGGGGCTGCCCGGACGCCCGCCGGTGGCGCACACGGTCCGCGACTGGCTGACGAAACTGCAGTTGGTGGCGTCGGGCGCGGGTGTCACCACGGTCCCGCCCGACCTGCTGCCGGTTCTTCCCGCCGGGGTGCGGCTGGTGACGATCGACGACGTGGCCGAGGAGGTGCGGCGCGTCAACCTGGTCCGCCTGCCGGGCGCGCCCACGCCCGCGGTCGACGCGCTGACACACGCCCTGCGAGACGCCGCGGCCGAGCTGATGGCCTAG
- a CDS encoding DUF4328 domain-containing protein: MHPTPRPYRARPRVRWVASPPPGAFRPRPSRPVEHYGGPPSYPVPPRWGFPHLTWRVPTAVPGTPSGYPSPVERVRVLHRNAVTVLWFLAGLAAVAAGAEFWRYALLAMSRTTALNAATVGFSDALEIIASLLTVVFGLIGIGSALWWLVVARGAAADAAGQEPARSTGEIVAGVLVPGVNLVMAGSILAELEHLVLGRAPARRPRPSRLVLAWWAAWAVNQVLMLLVIGWRFKDGVQAMADAVLLTGLLNTSAAVLAGLTAVLVYRLTTLLAPVRTDRLRPLQVRSVKGAPEPEPHTARPAGAAR; this comes from the coding sequence ATGCACCCGACTCCGAGGCCCTACCGCGCGCGGCCGCGGGTCCGCTGGGTGGCGTCTCCGCCGCCGGGTGCGTTCCGTCCACGGCCGTCGAGGCCGGTCGAGCACTACGGCGGCCCGCCGTCCTACCCGGTGCCGCCGCGGTGGGGTTTCCCGCACCTGACCTGGCGCGTGCCGACCGCTGTGCCCGGTACGCCGTCGGGTTACCCGAGTCCGGTGGAGCGGGTGCGGGTGCTGCACCGCAACGCGGTCACGGTCCTGTGGTTCCTGGCCGGTCTCGCCGCTGTCGCCGCCGGGGCGGAGTTCTGGCGCTACGCGTTGCTGGCGATGAGCCGCACCACGGCCCTGAACGCGGCGACCGTGGGTTTCTCGGATGCGCTGGAGATCATCGCGTCGCTGCTGACCGTCGTGTTCGGACTGATCGGCATCGGGTCGGCGCTGTGGTGGCTGGTGGTCGCCCGTGGCGCGGCCGCCGACGCCGCCGGTCAGGAACCGGCGCGCTCGACCGGTGAGATCGTCGCCGGGGTACTGGTGCCGGGCGTCAACCTGGTGATGGCCGGTTCGATCCTGGCCGAGCTGGAACACCTCGTGCTGGGCCGCGCCCCGGCCCGGCGTCCCCGCCCGTCGCGGCTGGTGCTCGCGTGGTGGGCGGCGTGGGCCGTCAACCAGGTGCTGATGCTGCTGGTCATCGGCTGGCGCTTCAAGGACGGCGTCCAGGCGATGGCCGACGCGGTCCTGCTCACCGGTCTGCTGAACACCTCGGCCGCCGTGCTGGCCGGGTTGACGGCGGTGCTGGTGTACCGCCTGACGACGCTGCTGGCCCCGGTCCGCACCGATCGGTTGCGGCCGCTGCAGGTGCGCTCGGTGAAGGGCGCGCCCGAGCCCGAGCCGCACACGGCGCGCCCGGCCGGCGCGGCCCGCTAG